The DNA region ttcacagGCTCAGCCACGTCTGTACGTTGATAACTATAATAATGCACTTTAGGTGGTCAGATTACACAgatttcactttaaataaaacaagcaaATACACAAAAAGGAAATGAgtgtgcttttttaaaagaaattgatataACTTAGAAAACTATATATTGGGGTTCCCAAagaaagggaaataaaatttgatgaaataatttatctgtCACCTAAACTGATGCAATACTCATTGCAATTGCATTCAAAGAAAAGTTGGATGTAAACAAGggaaaattttgtgtttaaacaattatttacaaatgcaAACATTACTATAaaggaaacttaaaaatttattatattataaggACATGTCATTAATCCTTACCTGGTTATTTCTAAGCCAAGATGAGCAAATCTCTGAACAGGATCTACAAACATAACGAACGTTATAAATAAgcacaaaatctaatattgaaatttaaaacagtaatttattaaattcaaattttagaagaagaaaaatttccgGATAGATTACCAGAATCAGAGTTAGTTGGAATATTGTCAGAAGGCAAAGAAGAATATTTAGCATCGATTGGAGGATAACTGTAAGATGTTGATGGACGAGACAGTGAATCGTTATTAACACTCTCTTCGTCGATAGGCATCAATTCAAATGGAACTTTAGAAGAcattttcaaatctaaataaatattttcaaaaagaactttttatctCAGACCATCACTTCTccttaaatttaagtaaattttgaaggTGAATCTATCAGAAAATCGAAAACAGCAGACAGTTTATATCATTAACGATGAGTGTTGCCAGAAGctaacacatattttagtttttaatcaattttaagtaaaaatctcactaaaatttttaaacgttataTTGCTCATGATTGAAAATTGAACaatataaacaaatacataGATAGCtgattgtttaataaataatttaacgacctcaatttcagatttaaattagCACATAAGTAAATGCATCtgaataataatgtattaattattgCTGGCAGCATTATCATtgatcaatcaatcaatttgcTACTTGTTACGAAACCATGCAAATCATTCTGCTCAAAGTACTCATTCTGTACAGGAAGTGGAAATTTAGTGTTTCTGCTGAAAGCGGCGAGTGATTTTCTTTATCGCTTCAATCTTCTGGCAATGTAgtgattttctttattgataaaattcttttaggACATACAAAATTCACttaactatatataaatatggatGCCAGTGCTTTTAAAGCTACAAAGAATTTGATCAAACACTACTCTGATCATGCATTGCAATCTTACGAGAGCCGgcgaaagaaaataattaatctactcaataaaaaattatgcccCGAAGAAGGTTGGGAAGACTCCGAgatagaaacatttttgcatGAGCTTGCAATGATggacagtaataattttttgggtAGTTGTGGTGTTGGAGAAAGGGAAGCTAGATTCGCATCAAAAATCGTTGCCCGTCGGCATTATTATATGGGTCATGGTATCGGCAGATCTGGTGATATAACAGAAATACAACCTAAAGCTGCCGGTTCCAGTCTTATTGGACTATTATCCAATTTTATGGTTTTGgatttattgaaatcaattggAGTACCAAGTTTGCAAAAATGTATCATAGTGCCTTTAGCTACCGGTATGGGTATTTTATTATGCCTTCGAACACTTCACAGCCTTAGACCAAAGTCAAAATTCGTTTTATGGCCAAGACTAGACCAGAAATCCTGTTTTAAATGCATAGTTACAGCTGGTTTTACACCAGTAATTATAGAAAATGTTAGTGCTGAGGATGGTTTGATTGGTTCGCTGGATGAAATTCAAAACACAGTTGAAAAGGTAGGTCCGGAAAATATTGTATGCATACTGAGTACGGTATCGAGTTTTGCACCTAAAGTTCCTGATGACATTACGGGTATAGCAAAATTGTGCAAGTCGTATGATATTCCTCATCTTATAAACAATGCTTATGGCATCCAATGTCCTCAGTATTTAAGTACTATTGAGCTTGCAGCCAAGGATAGAGTTGATTTGTTTGTTTCCAGTACAGATAAGAACTTTATGGTTCCTGTTGGTGGTTCAATTATTTGCGGATTTAATAAGAAAACGGTAGAACTGGTTGGGAAAATGTACCCAGGTCGTGGATCAGGTGCGCCTTCTACTGatttatttatcactttattAAACATTGGCAAAAAAGGATACATAAAACTTTTAGATGAAAGAGAAAggaattttttgtacttaaagtCTGCTCTTGGCGAAGTAGCAGATGAATATGGTGGTAAAGTTCTTGTAACACCAGGAAATAAACTTTCTGTGGCTTTTGCTTTTTCCCAACTTGAATCTTTGCATCATAAACTTTTTACTGAAATAGGATCTATGCTGTTTTCGAAATTTGTTATGGGATCGCGGCTTGTTGCCCCTGGGGATCATAAAACTATATGTggctttgaatttaaaaattggggATCTCACACTAATGAAAGTTTTGTGGGTTATCTGACTGCATCCGCAACTATTGGTGTTGAAAGGAAGGATATTGACAActttataaagcattttaaaattactctcCATAAAGTGCAAAAACAAGTGAACTTAAAAGTTCTgtgtgaaaattataaaactgtttcTCAGCCAGATTGTTCttagaacatttgaaaaatttctgacaaagaaattgtgttcatttgtaaaattatttaagcatatttatttattgttaagaaatgtatttattttcctttagataattatttattttgtattcaggAGCAGAGTTACATAGTTAAAGAAAAGAAGTGAATACAATTTTATTCCACACTATATTAGGAGATGGAACAATAGATTTTCTAGAGTTGTATtttgtaatcaattttatttattgtttttcttatttcttcttGCAGTAACTCTGAAGCTCTTAGgctgttaattatttatatatatttacaaattattttatattaacagaGTTCATTCTGGGTGGGTTTTGCTGGCGTGCCACCCTGTTTGccatttaagcaaaaaatgtgCACCCTCCATACCCTTTAAACGTGATGACAAGTCCaaattgttcattaaaaaaattgtctattcatgtttttttcttcttttttttgtaaatcaatctggtttttgaaaagtttttttgctgtttttctttcgttttttatttaatatgttattatgatttattaatacattattacgactttcaaatttcagatatcacttttttttaatgagatcaTTTTGTTTCGATTCCAACATGATTTTACTATTCCGATGATAGATTTTCAGaagttatttatcaattttcggctcctttttcttgatttttcaaattccaatatttttaatatgatgttaTTAACAATGTTCGAATTTGAGTTACCTCTTTTTGATGTGTTCAATTCATAATGATTCCATTGAAACTTTGCATTGCTGAATGATATATTTCTGTTTATCATTTTTCTGCCTTTGCctcacagtttttaaaatttctatatttttaaatacattattaggAAGTAAGACATTTTTCAACCGTTTCCACTTATCTTTTTCTAAATCTGATATTCTTTATATGATGTTATTATGAAAAGCGTGTATTTCGAAGTTAAAGAGTCATATTTTGACGTGTTTGATTCGCAACAATTTTACTGTAAACCATGATGCTTATtgatagtttgtttttttccctcagctatttccacatagttttttcaataccgatatttttaatatgatatggctggcaaatttcatattttagttataacttCTTAAAACTTGATACATGacaatttcatcataaaaacattaaaaatagtcaTTACAGTTACTTATCAGTTTTCTCAGCTATTttgacattgtttttaaaatcctaatattttttactacattaatatttcaatctgcatcattttaaaaaaatgagaggatttcgcttattttaaaacagatttgtAGTATGTGCTAATTTAactgagaaattattttaaaatcaaacaattactttgaaaattaagaactttatacATTTCTGGGTTTCTTAAAAGCAATGCAAATTTTTGTGTAATACTGAGCCCTTCTCTTTGTAATGAGTTGCCCAGTTTCAAGCATCCTGCCCTTTTTAATGTCTAGAATGAACCTGGTATtactataaagaaaaatttaactggGTTTTCAATTGTGCCCCAacactatttttgaaatcatataaTATGAATAGTaataacttgtaaaatattatctgaaattataattgaattagaaatcatataatttgaatattaataacatgCAAAATATTATCTGAAACTAGAAATCTCTTGAGCTGATTATTTTTGGTTCTCAAGAAATCCAGTATAACATATATTCTGATTATCCTTAACTATAGCTCCGATTTTCAagtgtaaacaaaaatatttttggcacTCCCCTACATtaagaataatgataaatatgtatggagtaaaaaaaattttattcataattttaaaaataagtcagtctacgaactttattatttttatatatataaataaaaatgcggTACAAACtacttatattatataatgtacttttatttaaattcgatGGAGCGAAAAAATGTCCTACCCTAAGCAATTTCAGaacagcaattaaaatattagatatctatattatatttgcattttttatctACTTATCATTTATGCCtggtattctgaaataaaaagaaagtattgtTTGCACACAATTGTAAATCTTACTATTtatactttgaaattattttatttgatattgatCAAAAAAATTGGGTAATAAGGTATAACATTTTATCTTGCTTCATAATATAAcatgttgaaatataaaacatgaacaaaatattgccaaaaattcaaattttctcaaATGTATACACATTGAATTATTGAGATGTATAGAGatgtttcattcaaaaatttctttccttgATTATGTGAATTCactgctaaatatttattataaaaaaaaaatttctattatatttctttagtacatttctttatattattcatcACCCatattcaggattttttttatggattgtTTCGCACAACACGTCTTCaataattgtgtaaaatttaatgaatagtaGCACTATTTCAATCACCCATCATGACCTTTTTATTTATCACcttttactcatatttttatttatttattttggggGGGGAGGGGTGGAATGTTTCACTATCAAATTCTCATCACTTATATGATCACTGACTTCACATGGCCATAAAACGTGGGTGCctcgatttttctttttttcaattagaatCTTCTATTGAtaacaagttttgaaattttaccatCTAACTAGACTGTAAGATTCCTAAAACAATATTGTGAAATTTGTGTGTAGAATATTTCAGGCAAACGCACAAAGTTTGGGGGAAATTCAGGCAATGCTGAGGAAATTTTTagtctaattaaaatatattgctgtaaaataatttactcttaaaaaaatgaagcaaccACATGATgtaacttttacaaaaaaacagccatagtgttttttataaaagtttgaaatttcataGTGTAATGACTAAATTTAGCaacttatttctttctttttttttcgattcaaaaatagagggaaaaaataattactaaaaatttgttttagagaattaaaacggtctagaatattttcaataacaagGACAATAGGTAGAATATTCTGTTTCTTGCAACAAATATGTTATtactaatacaaatatttttcttagccAAGAAATTGCTGGTTACTAAGAACAAAACACagcaatcatttttaatttagtgtc from Parasteatoda tepidariorum isolate YZ-2023 chromosome 2, CAS_Ptep_4.0, whole genome shotgun sequence includes:
- the LOC107448831 gene encoding O-phosphoseryl-tRNA(Sec) selenium transferase — encoded protein: MDASAFKATKNLIKHYSDHALQSYESRRKKIINLLNKKLCPEEGWEDSEIETFLHELAMMDSNNFLGSCGVGEREARFASKIVARRHYYMGHGIGRSGDITEIQPKAAGSSLIGLLSNFMVLDLLKSIGVPSLQKCIIVPLATGMGILLCLRTLHSLRPKSKFVLWPRLDQKSCFKCIVTAGFTPVIIENVSAEDGLIGSLDEIQNTVEKVGPENIVCILSTVSSFAPKVPDDITGIAKLCKSYDIPHLINNAYGIQCPQYLSTIELAAKDRVDLFVSSTDKNFMVPVGGSIICGFNKKTVELVGKMYPGRGSGAPSTDLFITLLNIGKKGYIKLLDERERNFLYLKSALGEVADEYGGKVLVTPGNKLSVAFAFSQLESLHHKLFTEIGSMLFSKFVMGSRLVAPGDHKTICGFEFKNWGSHTNESFVGYLTASATIGVERKDIDNFIKHFKITLHKVQKQVNLKVLCENYKTVSQPDCS